One Paenarthrobacter aurescens TC1 DNA window includes the following coding sequences:
- the secE gene encoding preprotein translocase, SecE subunit (identified by match to protein family HMM PF00584; match to protein family HMM TIGR00964), whose protein sequence is MSEDQVTETAASSSKGRPAKKADRGFFARIALFVRQVIGELKKVVAPTRKELINYTLVVLVFVAIMMLIVSLLDIAFGTGASWVFGGTGAVDQ, encoded by the coding sequence GTGAGTGAGGACCAGGTGACCGAAACAGCTGCCAGCAGCTCGAAGGGCCGTCCCGCCAAGAAAGCCGATCGCGGCTTCTTCGCCCGTATTGCACTTTTCGTCCGCCAGGTCATTGGTGAACTGAAGAAGGTCGTTGCGCCCACCCGCAAGGAACTGATCAATTACACGCTCGTGGTGCTGGTGTTCGTGGCCATCATGATGCTCATCGTCAGCCTGCTGGACATCGCCTTCGGGACGGGAGCCAGTTGGGTCTTCGGTGGCACAGGGGCTGTGGACCAATAA
- a CDS encoding Aspartate aminotransferase (identified by match to protein family HMM PF00155; match to protein family HMM PF01212), translating into MSAGTTTARISQRISAIAESATLAVDAKAKALKAAGRPVIGFGAGEPDFPTPDYIVQAAIEAASQPKYHRYSPAGGLPELKKAIAEKTLRDSGYQVDPSQVLVTNGGKQAVYNTFATLVDPGDEVIIPTPFWTTYPEAIRLAGGVPVEVFAGPEQGYLVTIEQLEAALTDKTKILLFVSPSNPTGAVYSPEQVAEIGKWAASKGLWVVTDEIYEHLTYDGVEFTSIATAAPELGDKVVILNGVAKTYAMTGWRVGWMIGPADVIKAATNLQSHATSNVSNIMQIAAAAALTGPLTAVDEMKVAFDRRRKAIVAGLNAIEGVDCPTPTGAFYVYADVRGLLGKEFETSNGPVRPETSAELATLILDEVEVAVVPGEAFGPSGYVRLSYALGDEDLAEGVRRMQQFLGKAK; encoded by the coding sequence ATGTCTGCCGGAACAACTACCGCCCGCATTTCACAGCGAATCTCCGCCATTGCAGAGTCCGCCACCCTTGCCGTTGACGCCAAGGCCAAGGCACTGAAGGCCGCGGGACGTCCCGTGATCGGTTTTGGTGCCGGCGAGCCCGACTTCCCCACCCCGGACTACATCGTCCAGGCCGCCATTGAGGCAGCCAGCCAGCCGAAGTACCACCGCTACTCCCCCGCAGGTGGGCTCCCCGAGCTGAAGAAGGCTATCGCCGAGAAGACCCTGCGGGACTCCGGCTACCAGGTTGACCCTTCCCAGGTCCTGGTGACCAACGGCGGCAAGCAGGCCGTCTACAACACCTTCGCAACGCTGGTGGATCCGGGCGACGAAGTCATCATTCCCACCCCCTTCTGGACCACCTACCCGGAAGCCATCCGGCTCGCCGGCGGGGTGCCCGTTGAGGTCTTCGCCGGACCGGAACAGGGCTACCTTGTAACCATCGAGCAGCTTGAGGCCGCACTGACGGACAAGACCAAGATCCTGCTGTTCGTCTCCCCGTCCAACCCCACCGGCGCCGTCTACAGCCCGGAACAGGTTGCGGAGATCGGCAAGTGGGCAGCGTCCAAGGGACTCTGGGTTGTCACCGACGAGATCTACGAGCACCTCACGTACGACGGTGTTGAGTTCACGTCCATCGCCACTGCTGCACCGGAATTGGGCGACAAAGTTGTCATCCTCAACGGCGTTGCCAAGACCTACGCCATGACCGGCTGGCGAGTGGGATGGATGATCGGCCCTGCCGACGTCATCAAGGCCGCCACCAACCTGCAGTCGCACGCGACGTCCAACGTCTCCAACATTATGCAGATCGCAGCCGCAGCAGCCCTCACAGGTCCGCTGACCGCCGTCGACGAGATGAAGGTTGCCTTCGACCGCCGCCGCAAGGCCATTGTTGCCGGCCTGAACGCGATCGAAGGCGTTGACTGCCCGACGCCGACCGGCGCCTTCTACGTCTACGCGGACGTCCGCGGCCTGCTGGGTAAGGAATTCGAGACCTCCAACGGTCCCGTCCGCCCGGAAACTTCCGCTGAACTTGCCACGCTCATCCTCGACGAAGTTGAAGTTGCCGTGGTCCCGGGCGAGGCGTTCGGCCCGTCAGGCTACGTGCGCCTGTCCTACGCGCTCGGCGACGAAGACCTCGCCGAGGGTGTCCGCCGGATGCAGCAATTCCTGGGCAAGGCCAAGTAG
- the nusG gene encoding transcription termination/antitermination factor NusG (identified by match to protein family HMM PF00467; match to protein family HMM PF02357; match to protein family HMM TIGR00922), with protein MLGNEEAGDQVSEQELEVNETELGGTAEDSADATAIVVEESEVDSAAPESADTDDSEEDFEADVDAESDDASDADDASDEADASEESDGDDLAVAAAAAPADPAEEFKGKLRRQEGDWYVIHSYAGYENRVKANLETRIQTLDMEDYIFEIQVPMEEVVEIKNAQRKVINRVRIPGYVLVRMDLTDASWGAVRHTPGVTGFVGNAHNPVPLRLDEVFSMLAPVFEEEQAEQGKPVNKQNQAPVAVDFEVGESVIVKEGPFETLPATISEIKPESQTLVVLVSIFERETPVTLAFNQVTKI; from the coding sequence ATGTTAGGCAATGAGGAAGCAGGAGACCAAGTGTCTGAGCAGGAGCTCGAGGTAAACGAGACTGAGCTGGGCGGAACCGCCGAGGACTCAGCCGACGCCACGGCAATTGTCGTGGAAGAGTCCGAGGTTGATTCTGCTGCGCCCGAATCTGCCGACACCGACGATTCCGAAGAGGACTTCGAAGCTGACGTAGACGCCGAGTCCGATGACGCGTCCGACGCCGACGACGCTTCCGACGAAGCAGACGCTTCGGAGGAGTCAGACGGCGACGACCTGGCAGTTGCTGCTGCTGCAGCGCCGGCCGATCCGGCTGAAGAATTCAAGGGCAAGCTGCGCCGCCAGGAAGGTGACTGGTACGTCATCCACTCCTACGCCGGTTACGAGAACCGTGTGAAGGCGAACCTTGAGACCCGCATCCAGACCCTGGACATGGAAGATTACATCTTCGAGATCCAGGTGCCCATGGAAGAGGTCGTCGAGATCAAGAACGCGCAGCGCAAGGTCATCAACCGCGTCCGCATTCCCGGCTACGTCCTTGTCCGCATGGACCTGACGGACGCCTCCTGGGGCGCGGTCCGCCACACGCCGGGTGTCACCGGCTTTGTGGGCAACGCTCACAACCCCGTCCCGCTGCGGCTTGATGAGGTCTTCTCCATGCTCGCCCCGGTCTTCGAAGAAGAGCAGGCAGAGCAGGGCAAGCCCGTCAACAAGCAGAACCAGGCTCCCGTGGCCGTCGACTTCGAGGTCGGCGAGTCGGTCATCGTCAAGGAAGGTCCGTTCGAGACCCTCCCGGCTACGATCTCCGAGATCAAGCCCGAGTCCCAGACCCTTGTGGTTCTGGTCTCGATCTTCGAGCGCGAAACCCCGGTGACGCTCGCATTCAACCAGGTCACCAAGATCTAG
- a CDS encoding two-component system response regulator (identified by match to protein family HMM PF00072; match to protein family HMM PF00196) codes for MNNSPESGSGRRVRVVIVDDHTIFRSGLKADLDERINVVGEAGTVEQAIAVIAESRPEVVLLDVHLPGGLGGGGREVIAGSAALLATTSFLALSVSDAAEDVVSVIRAGARGYVTKTISGKEISDAVIRVADGDAVFSPRLAGFVLDAFGTAPADIADDELDKLSARELEVMRLIARGYSYKEVAKELFISIKTVETHVSAVLRKLQLSSRHELTKWAAERRLL; via the coding sequence ATGAACAATAGCCCTGAGAGTGGTTCCGGACGCAGGGTACGTGTGGTCATCGTGGACGACCACACCATCTTCCGCTCAGGATTGAAGGCGGACCTCGACGAACGCATCAACGTTGTGGGCGAAGCCGGAACCGTGGAACAGGCCATCGCCGTCATAGCCGAGAGCCGCCCCGAAGTGGTGCTCCTGGACGTTCACCTTCCGGGCGGACTGGGCGGTGGCGGCCGTGAAGTCATCGCCGGCTCCGCCGCACTGCTTGCCACCACCAGCTTCCTGGCCCTGAGCGTGTCCGACGCCGCTGAGGACGTGGTCTCGGTTATCCGTGCCGGCGCACGTGGATACGTCACCAAGACGATTTCCGGCAAGGAGATTTCCGACGCCGTCATCCGGGTGGCCGATGGCGACGCCGTCTTCTCGCCGCGACTGGCAGGTTTCGTGCTGGACGCTTTCGGGACCGCTCCCGCTGACATCGCTGACGATGAACTGGACAAGCTCTCCGCCCGCGAACTGGAAGTCATGCGTCTCATCGCCCGGGGTTACAGCTACAAGGAGGTGGCCAAAGAGCTGTTCATCTCGATCAAGACGGTGGAAACGCACGTGTCGGCAGTTCTGAGGAAGCTCCAGCTTTCCAGTCGCCACGAACTCACCAAGTGGGCTGCGGAGCGCCGCCTCCTCTAA